The genomic stretch TGATCGAGGATTCCGCCGCCGGCGGGCCCGGTGAGGGGTCCACGCCCCGCACCCGGTAACGTGATCCGGGTCATCCTTTGGTATACAAGAGAGTATGGAACTGCCCTTGAACACCCTGCACAACACTCCCAAAACACGGGTGGTGGTCATGGGCGTCTCCGGCGCCGGCAAGAGCACCATCGGTGCGCTGGTGGCCGACGCCCTGAACTACCCGTTCCTCGACGCCGATTCGCTGCACCCGCTGGAAAACATCCGAAAGATGGCTGACGGCATCCCGCTCGACGACGAGGACCGCTGGCCGTGGCTGGACCTGGTGGGCCACGAGCTGGCCACCACCCAGGCCGCCGGAATCGTCGTTGCCTGCTCCGCCCTCAAACGCCGCTACCGCGACGCCATCCGGGCCAAGGCGCCGGAAACCATTTTTCTCCACCTCGACGGCACGCTAGAAGTGCTCAGCGCCCGTCTCGAGGGCCGGTCCGGGCACTTCATGCCGCCCAAGCTGCTCGCGTCCCAGCTGGAGGCGCTGGAGCCCATGGAAGGCGACGAAGCCGCCGTCGTGGTTGACATTGCCGGGACCATGAACGAAATCCTGGAGCAGGCCGTTGCCGGGATCCGCGGGCTGGGCCGGTAAATCCATGCCCGACGCCGGAGCCTCCCTCCGCGCCCAGGAACTGTTGAGCGTCGGCCAGGTTGCGCAGCGCGGCGGGGTGAGCGTCTCGGCCCTGCATTTTTACGAACGCCAGGGGCTGATTTTCAGCCGCCGTACCTCGGGTAACCAGCGCCGCTTTGAACGCTCGGTGCTGAGGCGCGTGGCCGTGATCCGGGCGGCCCAGCGTGCGGGCATTCCGCTCTCGCTCGTGGTTGACGTCTTTGGTGAGTTGCCGGAGGAGGGGGTGCCCAGCAAGGCTGACTGGCAGCGCCTGTCCGAGCACTGGCAGACCGAACTTGACGCCCGTATTGCCGCGCTGGAGAAGCTGCGGGGGAGCCTGGGCGGCTGCATCGGCTGTGGCTGCCTGTCCCTGGAAGAGTGTGGCTTTGTGAATCCCGACGACGCCGTGGCGGGGCAGCGGCCGGGAGCGCGCGCCTTCGACGGGATTGACCCGGCCTGATTCCACGCCCGCCGGGTGGCCGGAGGCCTACGCCGCCGTCGCCAAGATCGCGGCTGCCAGCGAGCCGAACCACACCACGGGGCTGAACCAGGCGTGGAATATGGTGCGTTTGCCCAGCGCCCCGGACGTGGCCGCCCTGATCGCAGAGAAGTATCCGCGCAACCCCTCGTTGGCTCCGCCCTGCACCGCGCGTGCCCGGCGCACCATGGCCGCGTCCCCGAATCCGATGAAGACGGTGAGAACGCCGAACCCGACCCAGGCCCACAGTGCGGAGCCCGTCGTGAGGAATGCCGTCCAGGGTGCGAGGAACCCGACCATGGCGAGTATGTGCGGGAGGATGAGGCCGGCGTCCTGCCCGCCCGCATGGCGCGTCCAGCTCACCAGCAACGTCACGCCCACGGCCGCCTGGATCAGCCAGGCGGCAAGCACTGCATATCCCATATCGCAAATATTACTACGTTTGCAGTAGAAAAACACTATGGTTGCAGTATTTTTGTGTTAAGGTTGGCCTCATGGCTTCGACCCGTGACCGCGCGCTGACCGCCGCCATTCGCCTCGTTGGCGGGCAGGGCGTGCGTGCACTCACCCATGCCCGCGTTGACGCCGAGGCTGGACTTCCCAAGGGATCGACCTCGAACTGGTTCCGCACCAGGGACGCCCTTGTTGCCGGGGTGATCGTCACCATTGCCGAGCAGGAACGGGCCGAGTTGGCAGCGGTGTTGACGTTCGCCCGCACCGCAGACGAGGTCATTGACATCCTTTCCGCCCTGGTTGAGGATGCCACCGGCACTCACGTCTGCCGCACGCGTGCCAGATATGCCTTGTTTCTGGAAACGGCAGCAACGCCCGACGCCCGGGCGCCGATGCGCACCCAGCGCTCGATGTTCGAGGAATGGACGCGGGGCTTGATGTCCACGCTCGGCGCGCGGGACCCGGATGCCGCGGCCCGCGCCATGCTCGCAGTGTGCGCGGGACTTATCGTCAACCGGCTCACCGTCGCGCCGGAGGGCCCGATCCGCCCCGTAGTTGAGCTTGCCATGCGGGGATGCCTGTCCGCATAGCGGTGAGGCGCCTGTGAGCGGCGTCATGGCTGGGCAATTTGACCTCAACTATGGTTGAGGTTCCAGAGTCGGTTGAAGATCTTGCCATGCCGGCTGGATGTGGTGAGAGGAAGCAATTGTCATGACCGTGCAGCGGGGCGCACCCCAACTGACCTCGGATTTCAAGTCAGCGTTTGGCGGGCACCCTGCCGGAGTTGCCGTCATTACCGCAGGCTCTCCCACGGGCCCTGTGGGCATCACGGCATCCTCCGTGGCCTCCGTGTCTGCCGAGCCGCCGCTGCTGGCCTTTTCCCTCGCTGCACAGAGCGGATCTGCCGCCGCGCTGGCGGTCGCCGAAACCGTGGTGGTCCACCTGCTGACAACGGCGGACCTGGAACTGGCCCGGGTCTTTGCCGATTCCCGTTCCGAGCGCTTCACCGGCACCATGGCCTGGACACGGCTGCCGGGCGGAGAGCCGCTTCTGTCTCACCACGGATTCGCCCTGCGCTGCAAAATCCTCAGCCGCACGCCGGCCGGCGGTTCGCTCCTGCTCGCAGCCGAGGTGGTGGAGATCGTCACGCCCGAAGCCGCCGGTGAGCCGCTTGTCTACCACAGCCGCAACTTCCACGCGCTCGGCGGGCACAGCCTCCTGCTCCGCTGACGCTGTCCCGGGGCCATGGCATCTCCCAGCGGATTGCCAGCCTCTATTCATGTGGCAGCCACCGCGCTTCCGCATCCGGCTGCAGGTGCTCATGTACACTGAAAATCCTATGGAAAGTAAATCTAGGGGCCGGCGCAACGGCTTGCGGAACACCACGGTGTCCACCTGCAGCAGCGTTGCACATGCCGGCAAATCCCGCACACATGACCACAGTTCTTCAACCCCCGAAGTGGCCGGCCCCGGCGCCGACCACCCTCCGCCGGCGGCCAACCCCCGCTGCAGCCAGGCCGCCGACCGGCCCTGCAGCCCGACGGGGGTGTTGTAAATGGAATGGCTGCTCCTAGCCGCAGGCCTCCTGCTCATCCTTGGCACGGGATTCTTTGTTGCCGTTGAATTCGCCCTCGTGGCCCTGGACCAGTCAAAGGTCCAGCGCGCCGTCAACGAGGGTGACAAGGGCGCAGTTCCCCTCCTCCGCTGCCTGAAATCCCTCTCCACCCAGCTCTCCAGCTGCCAGCTTGGCATCACGTTGACCACGCTGCTTACCGGCTTCCTGATGGAACCGTCGCTGGGTGTCCTGCTGGCAGGACCGCTCAGCTCCCTGGGAGTGCCCGAGCCCGCAGTCGCCGGCATCGCCCTGGTCCTGGCCATGGTCATCGCCACCCTGCTGTCCATGCTGATCGGGGAACTCGTTCCCAAAAACATGGCGATCGCCAAGTCCTTTGAAATCGGCAAGGCGCTGGCCCGGCCGCAACTCATCTTCACCGCCGTTTTCAAGCCCGCCATTGTGGTGCTCAACGGCTTCTCCAACAAGGTGCTGCACCTGTTCGGCATGGAAGCCAAGGAAGAAATATCAGGCGCCCGCTCGCCGTCGGAATTGGCCTCACTGGTGCGCCGCTCAGCCGCCATGGGCACCTTGGACGAGGGGACCGCAACCTTTGTGGCCCGCACCCTGAGCTTTTCCGAGCGCACCGCGGCCGACGTCATGACGCCGCGAACCCGCGTGGAAACCATTGAAAGCACCAGGTCGGTCATGGAAATCATTGACGCCGCCCGGCGCACCGGATACTCGCGCTTCCCCGTCATTGGCGAATCGGCGGACCAGATCCTGGGCGTCGTGCACCTGAAGAAGGCCGTCTCCATCCCGTTCCACAAGCGGCAGGACATCGAGGTGGGCGCCATCATGACAGATGTGCTGCGCGTGCCCGAAACCGTCCACCTGGACGCACTGATCCTGGAATTGCGAGAAGGCAACTTGCAGATGGCCGTGGTCCAGGACGAATACGGCGGCACTGCCGGCGTCGCCACCCTGGAGGACCTTGTGGAGGAAATTGTGGGAGAAGTGGCCGACGAGCACGACCGCGCCAAGCCCGGCATCCTGCTGGCCGCCGACGGCACCTGGTTCTTCCCCGGCCTCATGCGTCCCGACGAGGTGTCCGAACGCATCGGCCCGCTCAACGTCCCCGACGAGGCAGGCTATGAAACGGTGGGCGGCTTCATGATGGCCGAACTGGGCCGCATCGCAGCGGTTGGTGACACGGTCGACGTCGAAGGTGGCACCCTGGTTGTTGACCGCGTGGACCGGCGCCGTATTGACCGGATCCACTTCATCGCGGCGCCGGCGGCCGATGCCGGCGATGCAGGCACACCTGCTGAAGGCGGTGATTCCCGATGAGCCCGTGGGCCGGAATTGCCTGGCTGGTGGTGCTGCTGTTGGGCAACGCGTTCTTTGTTGCCGCGGAATTTGCCGTCATGACGGCCCGGCGGAGCCAGATTGAACCCCTCGCCGACGCCGGATCCAAGCGTGCCAAGATCACTCTTGGCGCCATGGAAAACGTCTCCCTCATGCTGGCCTGTTCACAGCTGGGCATCACCGTGTGTTCGCTGCTGATCCTGAACGTGGCCGAACCTGCCATCCACCACCTGCTTTCGGCACCGCTGCACGCGGTGGGCGTCCAGGACAACGTGGCGGCACCGGTCGCCTTCGTGCTGACCCTGGCGCTCGTGACGTTCCTGCACGTGACCTTCGGCGAAATGGTGCCCAAGAACATGAGCGTCTCCGCGGCGG from Arthrobacter stackebrandtii encodes the following:
- the soxR gene encoding redox-sensitive transcriptional activator SoxR → MPGSAGWAGKSMPDAGASLRAQELLSVGQVAQRGGVSVSALHFYERQGLIFSRRTSGNQRRFERSVLRRVAVIRAAQRAGIPLSLVVDVFGELPEEGVPSKADWQRLSEHWQTELDARIAALEKLRGSLGGCIGCGCLSLEECGFVNPDDAVAGQRPGARAFDGIDPA
- a CDS encoding flavin reductase family protein, whose protein sequence is MTVQRGAPQLTSDFKSAFGGHPAGVAVITAGSPTGPVGITASSVASVSAEPPLLAFSLAAQSGSAAALAVAETVVVHLLTTADLELARVFADSRSERFTGTMAWTRLPGGEPLLSHHGFALRCKILSRTPAGGSLLLAAEVVEIVTPEAAGEPLVYHSRNFHALGGHSLLLR
- a CDS encoding gluconokinase, whose amino-acid sequence is MELPLNTLHNTPKTRVVVMGVSGAGKSTIGALVADALNYPFLDADSLHPLENIRKMADGIPLDDEDRWPWLDLVGHELATTQAAGIVVACSALKRRYRDAIRAKAPETIFLHLDGTLEVLSARLEGRSGHFMPPKLLASQLEALEPMEGDEAAVVVDIAGTMNEILEQAVAGIRGLGR
- a CDS encoding hemolysin family protein, which produces MEWLLLAAGLLLILGTGFFVAVEFALVALDQSKVQRAVNEGDKGAVPLLRCLKSLSTQLSSCQLGITLTTLLTGFLMEPSLGVLLAGPLSSLGVPEPAVAGIALVLAMVIATLLSMLIGELVPKNMAIAKSFEIGKALARPQLIFTAVFKPAIVVLNGFSNKVLHLFGMEAKEEISGARSPSELASLVRRSAAMGTLDEGTATFVARTLSFSERTAADVMTPRTRVETIESTRSVMEIIDAARRTGYSRFPVIGESADQILGVVHLKKAVSIPFHKRQDIEVGAIMTDVLRVPETVHLDALILELREGNLQMAVVQDEYGGTAGVATLEDLVEEIVGEVADEHDRAKPGILLAADGTWFFPGLMRPDEVSERIGPLNVPDEAGYETVGGFMMAELGRIAAVGDTVDVEGGTLVVDRVDRRRIDRIHFIAAPAADAGDAGTPAEGGDSR
- a CDS encoding TetR/AcrR family transcriptional regulator produces the protein MASTRDRALTAAIRLVGGQGVRALTHARVDAEAGLPKGSTSNWFRTRDALVAGVIVTIAEQERAELAAVLTFARTADEVIDILSALVEDATGTHVCRTRARYALFLETAATPDARAPMRTQRSMFEEWTRGLMSTLGARDPDAAARAMLAVCAGLIVNRLTVAPEGPIRPVVELAMRGCLSA